CAAAGCGGAGGTAGTAGCGAGCGCTAGTTTCAGAGATAGGAACGAGCGTTGCAGAATTTTCGACGTTGAACCAGCCCATCGGGAGTGCCTTGCGAGAACCCACGTCGGTAGAACGAGCGAGGGACACGAGGTCTGCCACAACAGCGGATGCAGTCGGGAGACGGCCAGCACCGGCACCGGTCTGGAGCGTTTCGCCGAGGTTGTCGCACTGGAGGTAAACAGCGTTCAAGACGCGATTCACGCTGGCAAGCTGATGATCGAGCGGCACGAAGCACGGATGGACACGGGCGTCCACGCGTTCACCGTCACGGCGATAGATACCGAGGAGCTTCACGCAGCAGCCAAGTTCCTTGGCAATAGCGATATCCTGAGCGGTAATCTTGGAAATGCCGGAAACATAAATCTTTTCGAAGTCCACGCGGTGGCCACTGCAAAGGCTAGCGAGGAGAGCCGTCTTGTGGGCGGAGTCGATGCCTTCGATATCAAAGGTCGGATCCGCTTCGGCAAAACCGAGGCGCTGGGCGTCCTTGAGGACCACATCAAAGTCGAGACCTTCTTCGGCCATGCGGCTGAGGATGTAGTTGCAAGTACCGTTGATAATGCAGCTCAAGCTTTCGACCGTAGAACCGAGCAAGCCTTCCTGGAGGCTGCGGATGATAGGAATGCCACCGCCAACAGCAGCTTCGAACAGCACATGCAAACCCTTGCTTGCAGCAAGCGGGAAAATTTCGTGGCCATACTTGGCGAGGAGAGCCTTGTTAGCAGTCACCACATGCTTACCGCTTTCGAGAGCAGCGAGAATCCACTTGCGCGGCATGTTGTAGCCACCAGCGAGTTCTACAAGCACATCAATATCATTACCGGCAATCATTTCGTCGGCGTTGGTCGAAACCTTATAACCCTTAGCCTTATACGGTGCAACTTCTTCTTCAGACTTGGCGCAGATGCAGGAGAGTTCAAGTTCAACTCCCAATTTTTCCTTATATTCTGCAATTTTCTGTTCAAGAATCTGAATGACACCACCACCAACGGTACCCGTGCCAATTAAACCAATACGCAACATATAGCGTCTCCATTTTAAATTTTACACGGTAAATATAGTAATTAGTAGGACAAATGCGTAAGTCGAGCGTCGCGGCCAAGAGTGTGCAAATTTATGCAAGCATAAGCCATTTATGGACTTATATTTGATAAATGCAGCCACGGACGCGAAGCGTCAACCT
The Fibrobacter succinogenes DNA segment above includes these coding regions:
- a CDS encoding homoserine dehydrogenase, giving the protein MLRIGLIGTGTVGGGVIQILEQKIAEYKEKLGVELELSCICAKSEEEVAPYKAKGYKVSTNADEMIAGNDIDVLVELAGGYNMPRKWILAALESGKHVVTANKALLAKYGHEIFPLAASKGLHVLFEAAVGGGIPIIRSLQEGLLGSTVESLSCIINGTCNYILSRMAEEGLDFDVVLKDAQRLGFAEADPTFDIEGIDSAHKTALLASLCSGHRVDFEKIYVSGISKITAQDIAIAKELGCCVKLLGIYRRDGERVDARVHPCFVPLDHQLASVNRVLNAVYLQCDNLGETLQTGAGAGRLPTASAVVADLVSLARSTDVGSRKALPMGWFNVENSATLVPISETSARYYLRFASRDACGVLAKITKILADNNISIETIIQKDVNDPGKVSIVVITEKTLDSKLTQAVDAVNALPEIVEKSQVIRFLA